A window of the Agrococcus jejuensis genome harbors these coding sequences:
- a CDS encoding threonine/serine exporter family protein codes for MGADDRMIERRRGIVDRILGVVRADPELPHTEMLMVVDREMALRVLDLAVRVAEAMLTTGASANDVTLACTRIAAAYGVRPLHVDVTYNSITISWQRTVDREPTTLLRVVRAPAPDHAKLQRLQALLVDIEAGMSLADATAAFDRIRRTAFTYRPAVVVAAQGFVTVGVCIFMGASPLLSAIAFVAAVLAAVTQRTMWRMRIPYFFAQVVGALVITAAAAGTAALGDMGVDPFVDMRPSLIVAAAIVLMLSGMSVVAAAQDAIDGFTLTAQGRVMEIVLMTVGAAAGVLGGLHLAQLAGIAIPVATAFPLGSVPEQLGGSVVIAVAVAALFGSTARTIALSAALGALAWFGWSIGFSSGLGGPVSSAIGALVTSFAGILVAHRLHVPSIAVTTAAIVPLVPGYAVFSGLLALVDAESTAGLVAGVVQLAGAAAVGLALAAGASLGLLLGAPVRDTVESVVRARARPR; via the coding sequence ATGGGCGCCGACGACCGCATGATCGAGCGTCGCCGCGGCATCGTCGACCGCATCCTCGGGGTCGTGCGCGCCGACCCCGAGCTGCCGCACACCGAGATGCTCATGGTCGTCGACCGCGAGATGGCGCTGCGCGTGCTCGACCTCGCCGTGCGGGTCGCGGAGGCGATGCTCACGACGGGCGCATCGGCGAACGACGTGACGCTCGCGTGCACCCGCATCGCCGCCGCGTACGGCGTGCGCCCGCTGCACGTCGACGTGACGTACAACTCGATCACGATCTCGTGGCAGCGCACCGTCGACCGCGAGCCCACCACGCTGCTGCGCGTCGTGCGCGCGCCCGCGCCCGACCACGCGAAGCTGCAGCGTCTGCAGGCGCTGCTCGTCGACATCGAGGCGGGCATGTCGCTCGCCGACGCGACCGCGGCGTTCGACCGCATCCGCCGCACCGCCTTCACCTACCGACCCGCGGTCGTGGTCGCGGCGCAGGGATTCGTGACGGTCGGCGTGTGCATCTTCATGGGCGCGAGCCCGCTGCTGTCGGCCATCGCGTTCGTCGCCGCCGTGCTCGCCGCCGTCACGCAGCGCACGATGTGGCGCATGCGCATCCCGTACTTCTTCGCGCAGGTCGTGGGCGCCCTCGTCATCACGGCGGCCGCGGCGGGCACGGCGGCGCTCGGCGACATGGGCGTCGACCCGTTCGTCGACATGCGCCCGTCGCTCATCGTCGCCGCCGCGATCGTGCTCATGCTCTCGGGCATGTCGGTCGTGGCCGCGGCGCAGGATGCGATCGACGGGTTCACGCTCACAGCCCAGGGACGCGTGATGGAGATCGTGCTCATGACGGTCGGCGCCGCCGCCGGCGTGCTCGGCGGCCTGCACCTCGCGCAGCTCGCGGGCATCGCGATCCCCGTCGCCACCGCGTTCCCGCTCGGCTCCGTGCCCGAGCAGCTCGGCGGCTCCGTCGTCATCGCCGTCGCCGTCGCCGCGCTCTTCGGATCGACGGCGCGCACGATCGCGCTCAGCGCCGCGCTCGGCGCGCTCGCCTGGTTCGGATGGTCGATCGGCTTCTCGAGCGGGCTCGGCGGACCCGTGTCGAGCGCGATCGGCGCGCTCGTGACGTCGTTCGCCGGCATCCTCGTCGCCCACCGCCTGCACGTGCCGTCGATCGCCGTCACGACCGCAGCGATCGTGCCGCTCGTGCCCGGCTACGCCGTCTTCTCGGGCCTGCTCGCGCTCGTCGACGCCGAGTCGACCGCCGGCCTCGTCGCCGGCGTCGTGCAGCTCGCCGGCGCGGCCGCCGTCGGCCTCGCGCTCGCCGCCGGCGCATCCCTCGGCCTGCTGCTCGGCGCCCCCGTGCGCGACACGGTCGAGTCGGTCGTGCGCGCCCGGGCACGTCCCCGCTGA
- a CDS encoding BCCT family transporter, translating into MTADTHSDAPGASTTAAHGAASDGSAVAKAEAAVPEPITQHPALEPVPGKNPNARRSPLDLVVFWIAAAVAIGFVLWGTLATGSLTSAAQAGFDWVIHGTGWLFALAGTAFVVFVICIAAGRYGNITLGDDDTKPEFSTMSWIAMMFSAGMGIGLVFYGVTEPVSHLVTPPPGTEGGDQAEAVRTAMATTMFHWTLHPWAIYAVVGLALAYGVFRKRRSLLISSAFTSLLGKKRVEGPIGKAIDIFAIFATLFGSATSLGLGALQISTGLELVAGVGPLGNAALVGIIAVLTLLFVLSAVSGVARGIKWLSNINMVLAGVLALFVFVVGPTVFILNLLPTTIAGYAEQLAMMAGRTEAAGGAAFADWLGGWTIFYWAWWVSWTPFVGMFIARISRGRTIRQFVVGVLVAPSLVSMVWFAIFGGLGIQQTLDGIDVLGAGGQEATLFSALGELPFGQITSILVMVLVAIFFVSGADAASIVMGTLSHRGSLTPSKWTVIFWGVATGAVAAVMLSLGGEDALSGLQQITIIAALPFIVIMIGLCVALTRDLSQDPVVVRRQYAIAAVEHAVVAGVTSHGDDFQLAVEQTEPGEGVGELVDTPEPDLDPADDTSLEIEERRALDAQQRLEREEAARAAESSEEQESESVTR; encoded by the coding sequence ATGACAGCAGACACGCACTCCGACGCGCCCGGCGCGTCGACGACCGCGGCGCACGGCGCCGCATCCGACGGCTCGGCCGTCGCGAAGGCCGAGGCCGCAGTGCCCGAGCCCATCACGCAGCACCCGGCCCTCGAGCCGGTCCCCGGCAAGAACCCCAACGCGCGGAGGTCGCCGCTCGACCTCGTGGTCTTCTGGATCGCCGCAGCAGTCGCCATCGGCTTCGTGCTGTGGGGCACCCTCGCGACCGGATCCCTCACGTCGGCAGCGCAGGCCGGCTTCGACTGGGTCATCCACGGCACCGGCTGGCTCTTCGCCCTCGCGGGCACGGCCTTCGTGGTGTTCGTCATCTGCATCGCCGCGGGCCGCTACGGCAACATCACGCTCGGCGACGACGACACGAAGCCCGAGTTCTCGACGATGTCGTGGATCGCCATGATGTTCTCGGCCGGCATGGGCATCGGCCTCGTCTTCTACGGCGTCACCGAGCCCGTCAGCCACCTCGTCACGCCCCCGCCGGGTACCGAGGGCGGCGACCAGGCAGAGGCCGTGCGCACCGCCATGGCCACGACGATGTTCCACTGGACCCTGCACCCGTGGGCCATCTACGCCGTCGTCGGCCTCGCGCTCGCCTACGGCGTCTTCCGCAAGCGCCGCTCGCTGCTCATCTCGTCGGCGTTCACGTCGCTGCTGGGCAAGAAGCGCGTCGAGGGCCCCATCGGCAAGGCGATCGACATCTTCGCGATCTTCGCGACCCTGTTCGGCTCGGCCACGTCGCTCGGCCTCGGCGCCCTGCAGATCTCGACGGGCCTCGAGCTCGTCGCCGGCGTCGGCCCGCTCGGAAACGCCGCGTTGGTCGGCATCATCGCCGTGCTCACGCTCCTGTTCGTGCTCTCGGCCGTCTCGGGCGTCGCCCGCGGCATCAAGTGGCTGTCGAACATCAACATGGTGCTCGCCGGCGTGCTCGCGCTGTTCGTGTTCGTCGTCGGCCCGACGGTGTTCATCCTCAACCTGCTGCCCACGACCATCGCGGGCTACGCCGAGCAGCTCGCCATGATGGCGGGTCGCACGGAGGCCGCTGGCGGCGCCGCGTTCGCCGACTGGCTCGGCGGCTGGACGATCTTCTACTGGGCGTGGTGGGTCAGCTGGACCCCCTTCGTCGGCATGTTCATCGCGCGCATCTCGCGCGGTCGGACCATCCGTCAGTTCGTCGTCGGCGTGCTCGTCGCGCCGTCGCTCGTGTCGATGGTGTGGTTCGCGATCTTCGGCGGCCTCGGCATCCAGCAGACGCTCGACGGCATCGACGTGCTCGGCGCCGGCGGCCAGGAGGCGACGCTGTTCTCAGCGCTCGGCGAGCTGCCGTTCGGGCAGATCACGTCGATCCTCGTCATGGTGCTCGTCGCGATCTTCTTCGTGTCGGGTGCCGACGCCGCATCGATCGTCATGGGCACGCTCTCGCACCGCGGGTCGCTGACCCCGTCGAAGTGGACCGTGATCTTCTGGGGCGTCGCCACCGGCGCCGTCGCGGCGGTCATGCTGTCGCTCGGCGGCGAGGATGCGCTCAGCGGGCTGCAGCAGATCACGATCATCGCGGCGCTGCCGTTCATCGTGATCATGATCGGCCTGTGCGTCGCGCTCACGCGCGACCTCAGCCAGGACCCGGTCGTCGTGCGGCGCCAGTACGCGATCGCTGCCGTCGAGCACGCGGTCGTCGCGGGCGTCACCTCGCACGGCGACGACTTCCAGCTGGCGGTCGAGCAGACCGAGCCCGGCGAGGGCGTCGGCGAGCTCGTCGACACCCCCGAGCCCGACCTCGACCCGGCCGACGACACGTCGC